The Oceanispirochaeta sp. M1 genome includes a window with the following:
- a CDS encoding DUF3955 domain-containing protein, with product MKKITIISITTFIISLICLISFRIIGSSIAEDGTLVEPFGLIPIGYMFLIISIVSGVAAITKSAIYKLKK from the coding sequence ATGAAGAAAATAACAATAATTTCAATTACAACATTTATAATATCCCTGATCTGTTTAATCTCTTTTAGAATTATTGGATCATCCATAGCTGAAGATGGAACACTAGTCGAACCCTTTGGGCTAATCCCTATTGGTTATATGTTTCTTATAATCAGCATTGTATCTGGAGTTGCTGCAATTACTAAATCAGCTATTTATAAACTGAAAAAATAA